The following proteins come from a genomic window of Vallitaleaceae bacterium 9-2:
- a CDS encoding ABC transporter permease — MKSVNKVPLIFRLSFKNIYMNRAIYGPYLFAGSFATFTFFVLSSIIYNDLVYVLPHSSYVYGMMLIGLFLLGIIMIPFLFYTHSFLLKQRKKEFALYEILGLGKGHVMLMLCFETIFVYGMVMLAGIVFGAMMSKFLFLILLNLSGLPTEVGFAFKSKAFVQTGAFFLGLYGCIYVVSLRRILASTPIHLLKGSKQNDNKPKFPFIRALIGIGVMGAGYAIAVTSQVDSSIFADFFLAILFVIIGTYMFFKSGLHMLMQNLRKRKGIYYQPKNFITLSGIHQRVNKSSASLANICIFSTMVIITLLCTVSLFRGMESIHAFDHPVDASITYVDGQYPEQKVRDVKDIEATIDQLKKEYGIKTVKLLNYSYWEKRAEYNEDYFGRVRWMTKEEALKLNADVKDLQPGHVMIYSTGPNVNFETIKFNDVQYPVQQELLNMHNIPKSTKNLFSDNIYVIAYDSEQIETMIVATPQQAPARYENHYDIVIQDQEQKDYFTQGDSAQAKFIHALYEQINQEQDVTISFSDAYEGAREVRAMSGGLLFLGLFCSVIFIVCFIIIMYYKQLAEGYDDHYNFDILQKVGMDKREVQGTILRQILVVFAIPLVFAIIHTLFGLEMIITLFATIGLYEEMVIRWSGVGVIIGYCLLYVYIYFRTSKTYYRIVAK; from the coding sequence ATGAAGTCAGTTAATAAAGTGCCCTTAATTTTTCGACTATCCTTTAAAAATATTTATATGAACCGAGCTATCTACGGGCCATACCTGTTTGCAGGCAGTTTTGCAACATTTACCTTCTTTGTTCTTTCATCAATTATTTATAATGATTTGGTTTATGTGTTGCCACATAGTTCATATGTATATGGAATGATGCTCATCGGTTTGTTTTTGCTGGGAATTATCATGATTCCATTTCTTTTTTACACCCACAGTTTTTTGCTTAAACAAAGAAAGAAGGAATTTGCGCTATATGAAATATTGGGACTAGGAAAAGGGCATGTTATGCTTATGTTATGCTTTGAGACGATATTTGTCTATGGCATGGTAATGCTTGCAGGTATTGTCTTTGGTGCAATGATGTCCAAGTTTTTGTTCTTGATTCTACTTAACTTAAGTGGCTTGCCAACGGAAGTAGGCTTTGCGTTTAAATCCAAAGCGTTTGTTCAAACGGGCGCATTCTTTTTGGGACTCTATGGATGCATCTATGTGGTCTCATTGCGACGGATTCTTGCATCAACACCCATCCACCTGTTAAAAGGAAGTAAGCAAAATGACAATAAACCTAAGTTCCCTTTTATTCGCGCACTTATTGGGATTGGAGTTATGGGGGCAGGATATGCTATAGCGGTGACTAGCCAAGTGGATAGTTCAATTTTCGCAGATTTTTTCCTAGCCATTCTTTTCGTCATTATTGGAACATACATGTTCTTTAAATCAGGGCTTCATATGTTGATGCAGAATTTGCGAAAACGAAAAGGCATATACTATCAACCCAAAAATTTTATCACTTTGTCCGGCATCCATCAGCGTGTGAATAAAAGTTCTGCGAGTTTAGCTAATATATGTATCTTCAGTACCATGGTAATCATCACATTGCTATGTACGGTTTCACTCTTTCGAGGGATGGAGTCGATTCATGCATTTGATCATCCGGTAGATGCATCGATAACCTATGTTGATGGGCAATACCCAGAGCAAAAGGTACGTGATGTAAAGGATATTGAAGCGACAATCGATCAATTAAAAAAAGAGTATGGAATTAAAACAGTTAAGCTTTTGAATTATAGCTATTGGGAAAAACGAGCGGAGTACAACGAAGATTATTTTGGTCGTGTGCGATGGATGACCAAAGAAGAAGCCCTAAAACTTAATGCTGACGTTAAAGACTTACAACCGGGACATGTCATGATTTATTCGACAGGCCCCAATGTTAACTTCGAGACGATCAAGTTTAATGACGTACAATATCCGGTTCAGCAAGAGCTTTTGAATATGCATAATATCCCTAAATCCACAAAAAATCTATTCTCGGATAATATATATGTTATTGCTTATGATAGCGAGCAAATCGAGACAATGATTGTAGCGACGCCCCAACAAGCCCCAGCTCGTTATGAAAACCATTATGATATCGTGATTCAAGATCAGGAGCAAAAAGACTACTTTACACAAGGCGACAGTGCTCAGGCAAAATTTATCCACGCGCTTTACGAGCAAATTAATCAAGAACAAGATGTAACAATCAGCTTTTCAGACGCATATGAAGGAGCGAGGGAAGTTAGAGCTATGTCAGGAGGACTTCTCTTTTTAGGATTGTTCTGTAGCGTTATATTTATTGTATGTTTTATTATTATTATGTATTACAAGCAATTAGCAGAAGGGTATGATGATCATTACAATTTTGACATACTTCAAAAGGTGGGTATGGATAAACGTGAAGTTCAAGGAACGATTTTGCGACAAATCCTTGTAGTGTTTGCGATTCCTTTAGTCTTTGCTATCATTCATACACTTTTTGGATTAGAGATGATTATTACCTTATTTGCGACGATTGGGCTTTACGAAGAGATGGTTATTCGATGGAGCGGTGTTGGCGTTATCATAGGATATTGTCTACTTTATGTGTATATATATTTTAGAACATCTAAAACCTATTATCGTATTGTAGCCAAATAA